Proteins found in one Opitutaceae bacterium genomic segment:
- a CDS encoding peptidylprolyl isomerase produces the protein MSNTTSTASEKAIIKTNYGEMTVGFWPDVAPKTVENFKKLAREGFYDGTAFHRIIKGFMIQGGCPNTRSGANGIPGTGGPGYKLKAEFNAKPHVRGVLSMARAQDPNSAGSQFFICHGDARFLDRQYTAFGELVAGDDVLDRIASVPTKMGGGGEKSTPVERVAVESITIVAA, from the coding sequence ATGAGCAACACGACCTCCACCGCCTCCGAAAAGGCGATAATCAAGACCAACTACGGTGAAATGACCGTGGGCTTTTGGCCCGACGTGGCACCAAAGACGGTCGAGAATTTCAAGAAGCTTGCCCGCGAGGGCTTCTATGATGGCACGGCTTTCCACCGGATCATCAAAGGCTTCATGATCCAAGGGGGCTGCCCGAATACCCGCAGCGGCGCGAACGGCATCCCAGGCACCGGCGGCCCCGGTTACAAGCTGAAGGCGGAGTTCAACGCCAAGCCGCACGTGCGGGGCGTGCTTTCCATGGCCAGGGCGCAGGACCCGAATTCAGCGGGCAGCCAGTTCTTCATCTGTCATGGGGACGCCCGTTTCCTGGATCGCCAGTACACGGCGTTCGGTGAACTCGTCGCCGGCGACGATGTGCTCGATCGGATTGCCTCGGTCCCCACCAAGATGGGCGGCGGTGGCGAGAAAAGCACACCGGTCGAACGCGTGGCCGTCGAATCAATCACGATCGTGGCTGCCTGA
- a CDS encoding transcription termination/antitermination NusG family protein, whose translation MNSHPSTTPTPSAAAVMTGGEAWYCLRSRTKRELFAAASLEERTGLEVFAPRLLVRRRGMREGRTTAEPLFPSYLFCRFDPGRSLRLVLSTPDVSGIVRFGERTPTVSDAMIEFLRTQTAQPHSVAPVLALGDWVEVLTGSFMGQTGRVVSFASGEQRACILLALLGSEVRVTLPVSLLKTPRTTPPFPSPLLARSA comes from the coding sequence TTGAATTCGCACCCTTCCACGACGCCCACTCCGTCTGCCGCTGCGGTCATGACCGGAGGCGAAGCCTGGTATTGCTTGCGAAGCCGCACCAAGCGCGAGTTGTTCGCCGCTGCGAGCCTGGAGGAACGGACCGGCTTGGAGGTGTTCGCGCCGCGACTCCTCGTCCGTCGCCGGGGAATGCGCGAGGGCCGGACCACGGCCGAGCCGCTGTTTCCGAGCTACTTGTTTTGCCGCTTTGATCCAGGTCGAAGCCTACGTCTCGTCCTTTCAACGCCGGATGTTTCCGGAATCGTGCGCTTCGGTGAGCGTACGCCGACCGTGTCGGACGCCATGATCGAATTCCTCAGGACGCAGACCGCTCAACCCCACTCGGTCGCACCCGTGCTCGCACTCGGAGACTGGGTGGAGGTGCTGACCGGAAGCTTCATGGGCCAGACCGGTCGCGTCGTCTCCTTCGCCAGCGGTGAGCAGCGCGCTTGTATCCTCCTCGCCCTCTTGGGCTCCGAGGTCCGCGTGACTCTGCCAGTGTCCTTGCTCAAGACTCCGCGCACGACACCGCCTTTTCCTTCTCCGCTTCTCGCTCGGAGCGCCTGA
- a CDS encoding PIN domain-containing protein, whose translation MLTHVFDTSAVLAHFYQESGAETANALLTDTHAHIGITAVSLLELRSTILRSVVGASPELRRNAEAAYRLYADELLETVPVTRPLVEEAARLLDDPKGPLTESQAVSAAAARLHDAILVHTSYPPGTLNGLRSLQL comes from the coding sequence ATGCTCACGCACGTGTTTGATACCAGCGCCGTCCTCGCGCATTTCTACCAGGAGTCCGGGGCCGAAACGGCGAATGCTCTCCTGACCGACACCCATGCCCATATCGGCATCACGGCTGTGTCGCTGCTCGAACTGCGGTCCACAATCCTGCGTTCTGTGGTTGGAGCATCGCCCGAATTGAGACGCAACGCCGAAGCTGCCTACCGGCTGTACGCGGATGAACTGCTGGAAACCGTCCCCGTTACCCGGCCCCTCGTTGAGGAGGCGGCGCGCCTGCTCGATGATCCCAAAGGTCCCCTCACCGAAAGTCAGGCGGTCAGCGCAGCGGCCGCCCGCCTGCACGATGCCATTTTGGTCCACACCTCTTACCCTCCCGGCACCCTCAACGGACTGCGTTCTTTGCAGCTTTGA
- the rlmN gene encoding 23S rRNA (adenine(2503)-C(2))-methyltransferase RlmN, with protein MRYTPSKAALTGETLESLTARFAERGEPAFRAKQVLEWLYKKRVRSWDEMSNLPKALRAWLAETFELVPSTLRLSKQSEDVTDKLLLELGDRSLIETVIIRAPQEGVGLDESRKTICISTQVGCAMACAFCASGLAGLKRDLSAGEIVSQLLHVCYLEDERTPRARAELASFDNIVVMGMGEPLANYDALIRALTIVNAPWGLGFGARRITVSTSGLVPKIMKLAEEPLGIRLAISLHGATDEVREKIMPVNKAFPLEKLIPAIRTFSESHGRMVTLEFILIEDVNDSLEQAEKLRDIALDLHAHVNLIPYNTVEGLPWKRPSSNRQNRFARVLNDAGVSVTLRREKGHDIDAACGQLRLKEETAQA; from the coding sequence ATGCGCTACACGCCTTCCAAAGCCGCCCTCACGGGTGAGACCCTGGAGTCACTCACGGCCCGTTTCGCCGAGCGGGGTGAGCCGGCATTTCGCGCGAAACAGGTGCTTGAATGGCTTTACAAGAAGCGAGTGCGGTCCTGGGATGAGATGAGCAACCTGCCAAAGGCACTTCGGGCGTGGCTTGCCGAGACGTTTGAATTGGTCCCGTCGACCCTGCGTTTAAGTAAGCAGTCTGAGGACGTGACCGACAAGTTGCTCCTCGAACTGGGAGACCGGAGCCTGATCGAAACCGTCATCATCCGCGCGCCGCAGGAGGGAGTGGGGCTCGACGAGAGTCGGAAGACCATCTGCATCTCCACGCAGGTGGGTTGTGCCATGGCGTGCGCCTTTTGCGCGAGTGGACTCGCCGGCCTGAAGCGCGACCTTTCGGCAGGCGAGATTGTCTCGCAGTTGCTTCATGTGTGCTACCTCGAAGACGAGCGAACACCGCGGGCGCGCGCTGAACTTGCTTCCTTCGACAACATCGTGGTGATGGGCATGGGCGAGCCGCTCGCGAATTACGACGCGCTCATCCGCGCGCTCACCATCGTGAATGCCCCTTGGGGACTTGGTTTCGGCGCCCGCCGGATCACGGTGTCCACGTCCGGCCTGGTGCCAAAGATCATGAAGCTGGCGGAGGAACCGCTCGGAATCCGCCTCGCCATTTCGCTGCACGGGGCGACCGACGAGGTGCGCGAAAAGATCATGCCCGTGAACAAGGCCTTCCCGCTGGAGAAACTCATTCCGGCGATACGCACATTCTCCGAGTCCCACGGTCGCATGGTCACCCTTGAGTTCATCTTGATCGAGGACGTCAACGATTCTCTCGAACAGGCCGAGAAGCTGCGCGACATTGCCCTCGACCTGCACGCCCATGTGAACCTCATCCCGTACAACACGGTCGAAGGTCTCCCCTGGAAAAGGCCAAGCTCCAATCGTCAGAACCGATTCGCCCGCGTCCTCAACGATGCCGGAGTGTCCGTGACGCTGCGCCGCGAAAAAGGCCACGATATCGATGCGGCGTGCGGACAGTTAAGGCTTAAGGAGGAGACGGCGCAGGCGTGA
- a CDS encoding AbrB/MazE/SpoVT family DNA-binding domain-containing protein yields the protein MITTVTGKHQVTVPAKLVQELGIGPGSRLRWESTGNPGEICVRILPSRRSVANSLLGAGRRLAKANPA from the coding sequence ATGATCACCACCGTCACTGGAAAACACCAAGTCACGGTTCCCGCCAAACTCGTCCAAGAATTGGGAATCGGTCCGGGCAGTCGGCTCCGCTGGGAAAGCACCGGGAATCCAGGCGAGATTTGCGTGCGTATACTACCAAGCCGCAGAAGCGTGGCCAACTCGCTCCTCGGCGCCGGGCGCCGCCTCGCCAAGGCCAACCCCGCCTGA
- a CDS encoding four helix bundle protein, translating into MRVWEEAHCFVLAIYRETAAFPGVERFRLTDQILRSVTSVAANIAEGKSRRTRADFRHFLVTARASLEETRYFLLLAKDLGYLSETAHLKHDTRAEKIHKMLNALVGHLVGKS; encoded by the coding sequence ATGAGGGTATGGGAAGAGGCTCATTGTTTCGTGTTGGCAATCTATCGTGAGACTGCTGCTTTCCCCGGTGTTGAGAGGTTTCGACTGACCGACCAGATACTGCGATCGGTGACATCTGTGGCTGCGAACATCGCAGAAGGCAAAAGCCGACGTACGCGTGCTGATTTCCGACATTTCCTTGTCACGGCACGCGCTTCGCTTGAAGAGACGCGCTACTTCCTTCTGCTCGCCAAAGATCTCGGGTATCTTTCAGAGACCGCGCATTTGAAGCACGACACAAGAGCGGAAAAGATCCACAAGATGTTGAATGCACTGGTTGGCCACTTGGTCGGGAAGTCCTAG
- the leuA gene encoding 2-isopropylmalate synthase, translating into MQPPPVTKYRAFPPVDLPNRQWPGRTLTHAPLWCSVDLRDGNQALAQPMSVDEKLEYFDLLVKIGFKEIEVGFPSASQIEFDFIRRLIDENHIPDDVSIQVLCQCREELITRSCEALKGAKNIIFHLYNSTSPAQRAHVFNASRADILRIATRGTEWVRDYTKPLIAAGSRVRLEYSPESFTSTELDFALEVCEAVSDIWQPTTTNKIILNLPATVEYATPNVHADQIEWMCTHLRRREATIVSLHTHNDRGTGTAATELALLAGADRVEGTLFGNGERTGNLDIVTVALNLYTHGIHPGLDFGDINHVREVYERLTKMEIHPRHPYAGELVFTAFSGSHQDAIKKSWERQKPENPWDVLYIPIDPADIGRSYKAIIRINSQSGKGGVAYILETEYGYQLPKLMHKEIGRIVNDLADAKGTELSPDEIHATFEREYIDRASPYALREFRTIEREASVTCQAVLAVDGRDRLLSGSGNGPIDAFVHALSEAGVPRFTVLSYAEHSLGQGAEARAVSYIQIKTDRGLTFFGAGIDTNIELASIKAIVSAVNRAFPHRTH; encoded by the coding sequence ATGCAACCGCCGCCTGTCACCAAGTACCGTGCGTTTCCTCCCGTTGACCTGCCAAACCGGCAGTGGCCGGGCCGTACCCTGACGCACGCCCCGCTTTGGTGCAGTGTTGACTTGCGCGACGGCAACCAAGCCCTCGCCCAGCCGATGAGCGTGGACGAGAAGCTGGAGTACTTTGACCTGCTGGTGAAGATCGGCTTCAAAGAGATCGAAGTGGGATTTCCATCCGCCTCGCAGATCGAATTCGATTTTATTCGCCGCCTGATCGACGAGAACCACATTCCCGACGATGTCTCGATCCAGGTGCTCTGCCAATGTCGTGAGGAGCTGATCACACGCTCCTGCGAGGCGCTCAAAGGCGCGAAGAACATCATCTTCCACCTCTACAACTCGACGTCTCCCGCACAACGGGCCCATGTCTTTAACGCTTCCCGGGCCGACATCCTGCGTATTGCCACGCGGGGCACGGAATGGGTGCGCGATTACACCAAGCCCCTGATCGCGGCAGGGAGCCGCGTGAGGCTCGAGTACAGTCCCGAAAGCTTCACCTCCACCGAGTTGGATTTCGCCTTGGAAGTGTGCGAGGCGGTCTCCGACATCTGGCAGCCCACGACGACCAACAAAATCATCCTCAACCTGCCGGCGACCGTCGAATACGCCACCCCGAACGTCCATGCCGATCAGATAGAATGGATGTGCACCCACCTCAGGCGTCGGGAGGCGACAATCGTCTCTCTCCACACCCACAATGACCGCGGCACCGGTACGGCCGCGACCGAGCTGGCTCTACTCGCGGGTGCTGACCGCGTGGAAGGCACGCTGTTTGGCAATGGGGAACGAACGGGCAACCTCGACATCGTCACGGTGGCGTTGAACCTCTACACCCACGGCATCCACCCGGGCCTCGACTTCGGCGACATCAACCATGTGCGCGAGGTCTATGAACGCCTGACGAAGATGGAAATCCACCCCCGCCATCCCTACGCCGGGGAGCTGGTCTTCACTGCCTTTTCGGGATCCCACCAGGATGCCATCAAGAAGTCTTGGGAACGCCAGAAGCCGGAGAATCCGTGGGATGTACTCTATATTCCCATCGATCCAGCCGACATCGGTCGCAGCTACAAGGCAATCATCCGCATCAACTCCCAGTCAGGCAAGGGAGGGGTCGCCTACATCCTCGAAACCGAGTACGGCTACCAGTTGCCCAAGCTCATGCACAAGGAGATCGGGAGGATCGTCAACGACCTCGCCGATGCGAAGGGCACAGAACTCTCTCCCGACGAGATTCATGCGACCTTTGAGCGCGAATACATCGACCGCGCCTCCCCTTATGCGCTGCGCGAGTTTCGTACGATTGAACGCGAAGCATCCGTCACGTGTCAGGCAGTTCTCGCCGTTGACGGCCGTGATCGGCTTCTCTCCGGCTCCGGCAACGGCCCGATTGATGCGTTCGTCCATGCGCTGTCGGAGGCGGGCGTCCCACGGTTCACGGTGCTGAGTTACGCCGAACACTCCCTTGGGCAGGGTGCCGAGGCACGGGCCGTTAGCTATATCCAGATCAAGACGGACCGGGGTTTGACTTTCTTCGGCGCGGGCATCGACACGAACATTGAATTGGCGTCAATAAAGGCCATCGTCAGCGCGGTGAATCGGGCATTCCCCCATCGCACGCACTAG
- a CDS encoding ATP-binding protein → MNLGWTLLCCLASGGAGALLTDVLLTRRAQKRGRRDDATLSSIATKLTSTSGAEFFNSLALHLCKEFEVDFALIAELTDAQGHEARTVALAVDGQLQPGMSYPLRGTPCRNVFSKSVCVYPDHIVDHFPEDHLLVTMGARGYIGIPLITSSDEVIGIAALLKRTPIKDTARVEAGLKIFAARAASELDRRRTEKQLEFERNRANRYIDAVQAILVALDSRGRITMINPKGCRTLGYTIDELLGQPWFEKCLPQPEGMRDVFPVFGMLMAGKVEGSEYHENTVVTKTGEIRIVAWHNTLLRDDSGNITGTLSAGEDVTERRQAERLKFEKSNAEAANRAKSTFLANMSHEIRTPMNAILGFTQLMQTDPDLPARLRGHVEVINRNGEHLLSLINSILELSKIEANRVSLNTQDFNLRGLLSDVQSLFSIRVAEKGLLLRMDIDTGVPTLVHGDPVKIRQILVNLVGNAVKFTSHGTITVQALCVDLGNDGFDLSIRVTDTGAGIPPEELPRLFRYFEQTETGRRIGHGSGLGLAISREYARLHGGDITVRSSEGIGSTFEVNLRLHQSAPILKVVEPAPSTWTKAPLSQKALQVLIVDDVTDNRAFLKRALTEAGYECTEAVDGQEAVELCSRTMPNAILMDLLMPRMDGEEAIARIRALPNGGRPYIVALSASVLEDRKSQLGKAGADGFLSKPFNLGALLEVLAKGLSR, encoded by the coding sequence ATGAATCTTGGCTGGACTCTGCTCTGTTGCCTCGCGTCCGGTGGCGCCGGGGCTCTGCTCACCGATGTGCTGCTGACCCGTCGGGCGCAGAAGCGCGGGCGACGGGACGACGCGACCCTGTCTTCAATAGCCACGAAGCTTACCTCGACCTCTGGGGCGGAGTTCTTCAATAGCCTGGCCCTGCACTTGTGCAAAGAGTTCGAGGTCGATTTCGCCTTGATAGCCGAACTGACCGATGCACAAGGGCATGAGGCGCGAACTGTCGCGCTCGCGGTCGATGGGCAGCTTCAGCCAGGCATGAGCTACCCGTTGCGGGGCACTCCCTGCCGCAATGTCTTTTCAAAGAGCGTGTGCGTGTACCCGGATCACATCGTGGATCACTTTCCGGAGGATCACCTACTCGTCACAATGGGGGCGCGCGGCTACATCGGTATTCCGCTGATCACGAGTTCCGACGAGGTGATCGGCATCGCCGCCCTCCTCAAGCGCACCCCCATCAAGGACACTGCCCGGGTGGAGGCAGGCCTGAAGATCTTCGCGGCTCGCGCGGCCTCTGAACTCGACCGCAGGCGAACCGAGAAGCAACTCGAGTTCGAGCGCAACCGAGCAAATCGGTATATCGATGCCGTGCAGGCCATCCTCGTCGCGCTCGATTCGCGGGGTCGCATCACGATGATCAACCCGAAGGGGTGCCGGACACTCGGTTACACCATCGACGAGTTGCTGGGCCAGCCCTGGTTTGAAAAATGTCTTCCCCAGCCGGAGGGAATGCGCGATGTGTTCCCGGTTTTCGGAATGCTGATGGCTGGCAAGGTCGAGGGTTCGGAATACCACGAGAACACAGTCGTCACAAAAACAGGTGAGATCCGGATCGTGGCGTGGCACAACACCCTGTTGCGGGACGATTCGGGCAACATCACGGGCACCCTCAGCGCGGGTGAAGACGTCACCGAACGCCGACAGGCCGAGCGGCTGAAGTTCGAGAAGTCGAACGCAGAGGCGGCGAATCGGGCGAAAAGCACCTTCCTCGCGAACATGTCGCATGAGATCCGGACGCCGATGAACGCCATTCTCGGTTTCACGCAGCTGATGCAGACGGACCCCGACCTTCCTGCACGCCTGCGCGGACACGTCGAAGTGATCAATCGCAATGGGGAACACCTCCTCTCGTTGATCAACAGCATCCTGGAGCTCTCGAAGATCGAGGCGAATCGCGTCTCCCTCAACACGCAGGACTTCAACCTGCGGGGCCTGCTGTCGGACGTTCAGTCGCTTTTCAGCATACGGGTCGCGGAGAAGGGCCTCCTGCTTCGCATGGATATCGACACGGGCGTGCCCACCCTTGTTCATGGCGATCCGGTCAAGATCCGCCAAATCCTCGTGAACCTCGTCGGCAACGCCGTGAAGTTCACCTCCCATGGGACCATCACCGTCCAGGCGCTCTGCGTCGACCTGGGGAATGACGGCTTCGACCTGAGTATCCGTGTGACGGATACAGGCGCCGGGATTCCGCCCGAGGAGTTGCCCCGCCTCTTCCGCTATTTCGAGCAGACGGAGACGGGCCGCCGCATCGGCCACGGTTCCGGCCTCGGCCTGGCCATCAGCCGGGAATACGCGCGCCTCCATGGTGGCGACATCACTGTGCGGTCGTCGGAGGGCATCGGCAGCACATTCGAAGTCAACCTGCGGCTGCACCAGAGTGCCCCCATCCTCAAGGTCGTTGAACCGGCGCCCTCGACCTGGACAAAGGCTCCGCTTTCGCAGAAGGCCCTCCAGGTGCTGATCGTCGATGATGTCACAGACAATCGCGCGTTTCTCAAGCGGGCCCTCACGGAGGCCGGCTATGAGTGCACGGAGGCTGTTGATGGCCAGGAGGCGGTCGAACTCTGCAGCCGTACCATGCCGAACGCGATCTTGATGGACCTGCTCATGCCGCGGATGGACGGCGAAGAAGCGATCGCCAGGATACGCGCCCTGCCCAACGGAGGTCGTCCCTATATCGTGGCCCTGAGCGCAAGTGTTCTGGAGGACCGCAAGTCCCAGCTCGGCAAAGCCGGCGCCGACGGCTTTCTCTCGAAACCTTTTAACTTGGGCGCCCTGTTGGAGGTGCTGGCGAAGGGGCTTTCGAGGTGA
- a CDS encoding NAD(P)-dependent oxidoreductase → MAAEDSSTYVIVGGHGYIGRSLAERLRREEPLSRVVLADRFEHRAASKLGVESVRWDVREPAPQALVSLRPDWIFNFAAIHREPGHDFEEYFDTNLPGARQVVALAEATGCQNLFFTSSIAIYGPTRGATDEETKKYPNTGYGISKYLAEQIHETWQAGDPSRRLVIVRPGVIYGPLELGNIRRMVQAIRKGIFIFPGNRSLKKSYGYIEGLLDSFQFTRERVGTPVHPDPVLIYNYVETPTEPLENLAAGIAAELGKKPRSFSVPLPLLALAARAIYVLKRGRTEIHPKRVYKAATPTEIIPQKLISMGFPFRYSFRDSLRDWKAKEPELWAKTR, encoded by the coding sequence ATGGCAGCAGAAGACTCGTCAACTTATGTGATCGTAGGCGGGCACGGGTATATTGGGCGGAGCTTGGCGGAGCGCCTACGCAGGGAGGAACCCCTTTCGCGCGTAGTTCTGGCCGATCGGTTTGAGCATCGAGCGGCGAGCAAGCTTGGGGTCGAATCGGTTCGTTGGGACGTTCGGGAACCTGCTCCTCAAGCGCTGGTTTCGCTTCGGCCGGATTGGATCTTTAACTTTGCTGCGATCCACAGGGAGCCTGGGCATGACTTTGAAGAGTACTTTGATACGAATTTGCCCGGCGCTCGGCAGGTGGTCGCTTTAGCAGAGGCGACGGGCTGCCAAAACTTGTTCTTCACGTCCAGCATTGCCATATACGGGCCAACGCGCGGTGCCACAGATGAGGAAACCAAGAAGTATCCGAACACCGGCTATGGCATCTCAAAATATCTGGCCGAGCAAATCCACGAAACGTGGCAGGCGGGAGACCCGAGTCGGCGCCTCGTGATCGTGCGCCCCGGGGTGATTTATGGCCCCTTGGAACTTGGCAACATCCGTCGGATGGTGCAGGCGATTCGAAAGGGGATTTTCATCTTTCCCGGCAACCGGTCCCTGAAGAAAAGCTACGGGTATATCGAAGGGCTGCTCGACAGCTTCCAATTCACACGGGAAAGGGTCGGCACACCCGTGCATCCGGATCCGGTCTTGATCTACAATTACGTGGAGACACCAACGGAGCCGCTCGAGAACCTTGCGGCCGGCATCGCAGCGGAGCTTGGCAAGAAGCCCCGGTCGTTCAGCGTCCCGCTGCCGCTCCTCGCATTGGCCGCGCGCGCGATTTACGTGCTTAAGCGCGGTCGGACAGAGATTCATCCGAAGCGCGTGTACAAGGCCGCGACGCCAACCGAGATTATTCCCCAAAAACTGATTTCAATGGGCTTTCCGTTCCGTTACTCATTCCGTGATTCACTTCGCGATTGGAAGGCGAAAGAACCGGAACTTTGGGCAAAGACGAGATAA
- a CDS encoding GNAT family N-acetyltransferase, whose amino-acid sequence MARLPNATVFHGAGWCRALVDTYGYKPLYLTLYRAGELAGLLPLMEVRSPITGLRGVSLPFTDDCDPLAVDDSIREALLARARVTAKERGWKYVEFRFRIPSRELAEDEAQPDCRGGPAPGGGGPPGSTPAADAAPRRPCFYSHTTDLTPTLGPLEKRIHDSARRSAKKALKEGVTAEIGHDETALREYYQLHCLARKGHGLPPQSFGFFLNLHRHLIAPRKGFLVLARLAGRPIAGAVYFTFGTQATYKFGASDTRFLAHRPNHLVMLTAMTEASRLGCTRFDFGRTSLWNEGLRFYKSRWASEQSLLAYERYVPESDTTHPVADGAKGGHTRLFKTLPVFASRLIGTLLYRHMA is encoded by the coding sequence GTGGCGCGACTGCCGAACGCGACCGTCTTCCATGGCGCGGGCTGGTGCAGGGCCCTGGTGGATACGTATGGGTACAAGCCTCTTTATCTCACCCTTTACCGCGCCGGGGAACTCGCCGGGCTCCTGCCCTTGATGGAAGTCCGGAGCCCAATCACCGGACTCCGCGGGGTGTCGCTCCCTTTCACAGACGACTGTGATCCCCTCGCCGTTGACGACTCGATTCGCGAGGCCCTGCTCGCCCGCGCCCGGGTCACGGCAAAGGAACGCGGTTGGAAGTACGTGGAGTTTCGTTTTAGAATACCTTCCCGTGAGCTCGCTGAGGACGAGGCGCAGCCGGACTGTCGCGGAGGCCCGGCCCCCGGCGGTGGAGGCCCTCCCGGATCCACCCCCGCGGCGGACGCCGCGCCCCGGCGCCCTTGTTTCTACTCCCACACCACCGACCTCACGCCCACTCTCGGCCCTCTCGAGAAACGCATCCACGACTCCGCCCGGCGCTCGGCGAAAAAGGCGCTCAAGGAAGGGGTGACCGCCGAAATAGGGCACGATGAAACCGCACTGCGAGAATACTACCAACTTCACTGTCTCGCGCGCAAAGGGCATGGACTCCCCCCCCAGAGTTTTGGCTTTTTCCTGAACCTGCACCGGCACCTGATCGCACCACGAAAAGGGTTTCTCGTACTTGCGCGGCTTGCGGGCCGACCCATCGCCGGGGCCGTCTACTTCACCTTCGGAACCCAGGCCACCTACAAGTTTGGCGCCTCCGACACCCGATTTCTCGCCCATCGCCCCAACCACCTCGTGATGCTCACGGCAATGACCGAGGCCTCCCGTCTGGGCTGCACCCGCTTTGATTTCGGTCGCACCTCCCTTTGGAACGAAGGCTTGCGCTTTTACAAAAGCCGTTGGGCAAGCGAACAGTCTCTTCTCGCCTACGAGCGCTACGTACCCGAGAGCGACACAACTCACCCTGTCGCCGATGGTGCCAAAGGCGGTCATACCCGCCTCTTCAAAACACTTCCCGTCTTTGCCTCCCGCCTGATTGGCACCCTCCTCTACAGGCACATGGCCTAA
- a CDS encoding sigma-70 family RNA polymerase sigma factor gives MADEAPSSFPWEDCIERVRANDQRAARDLVAALQPTVFSIVRGRLPRGVAEEDLAQEVFMKVFTRLDQFRSEMPFEHWVCRIAVNTCIDALRRQARRPELRRADLSVEEEALWDRLHVDSGQSSPGETLAARELVARLLSQLTPRERMLIEWVDLEGKGTAEVCALTGWSKMILKVRLFRARRRLKTLLDKLERKETR, from the coding sequence ATGGCTGACGAAGCACCCTCCAGTTTTCCTTGGGAAGACTGCATTGAGCGTGTCCGTGCGAACGACCAGCGTGCGGCGCGCGACTTGGTGGCGGCGCTTCAGCCAACCGTCTTTTCAATCGTGCGGGGGCGGTTGCCGCGCGGTGTCGCCGAAGAGGACCTCGCCCAGGAGGTGTTCATGAAAGTGTTCACTCGCCTGGACCAGTTTCGTTCCGAGATGCCCTTTGAGCACTGGGTGTGTCGGATTGCCGTGAATACCTGCATTGACGCCCTGCGACGCCAGGCTCGGCGACCGGAGCTGCGCCGCGCGGATCTTTCGGTTGAGGAAGAAGCGCTCTGGGACCGCCTTCACGTCGACTCGGGGCAGAGCTCTCCCGGCGAGACCTTGGCGGCGCGAGAACTGGTGGCGAGGCTGCTTTCCCAGCTAACCCCCCGGGAGCGCATGTTGATCGAGTGGGTGGACCTGGAAGGGAAGGGGACCGCGGAAGTGTGCGCGCTTACAGGCTGGTCGAAGATGATCTTGAAGGTCAGGCTTTTCCGCGCACGCCGTCGCTTGAAGACTTTACTGGACAAACTTGAAAGGAAGGAAACCCGATGA
- a CDS encoding sugar transferase — protein sequence MQDQTPFPPTGQPASRTLSPLPFGKRLIDLLFVLASAPLLLAMWMLIRAITALRSPGPVFFVQERIGYQGRPFRCLKFRTMHVGISIQPHVELIKSHFRSGKPMAKLENTADPRMIPCGTIIRASGLDELPQMINVLRGEMTLIGPRPWTSYEHELLTDDEKHRMDAVPGLTGLWQVSGKNHTTVREMLELDLHYARHRSFTLDLFILLKTPPTLLAQMLESRKIGWCRKLAKGVQRVFGLNVKKKEGTAVPF from the coding sequence GTGCAAGATCAGACCCCTTTCCCTCCAACCGGCCAACCGGCTTCCCGCACCCTTTCGCCCCTCCCCTTCGGCAAGCGCCTCATCGATCTTCTCTTCGTCCTCGCCTCCGCACCCCTCCTGCTCGCCATGTGGATGCTTATCCGGGCGATCACGGCCCTCCGCTCACCCGGACCGGTCTTTTTCGTCCAGGAACGTATCGGCTACCAGGGTCGCCCCTTCCGTTGCCTCAAGTTCCGGACCATGCATGTGGGAATAAGCATCCAGCCCCACGTCGAGCTCATCAAGAGCCACTTCCGCTCCGGCAAGCCAATGGCCAAACTGGAGAACACCGCCGACCCGCGCATGATTCCCTGTGGCACGATTATCCGGGCCTCCGGACTCGATGAATTGCCCCAAATGATAAACGTCCTCCGCGGCGAGATGACCCTGATTGGACCCCGCCCTTGGACGTCCTACGAACACGAATTGCTTACCGATGACGAAAAGCACCGCATGGATGCCGTTCCGGGATTGACCGGCCTCTGGCAAGTGTCTGGCAAAAACCACACTACCGTGCGCGAGATGCTTGAACTGGACCTGCATTATGCCCGCCATCGCTCCTTCACCCTCGACCTGTTCATTCTCCTCAAAACTCCGCCCACCCTCCTGGCCCAGATGCTCGAAAGCCGCAAAATTGGCTGGTGCCGGAAGCTCGCCAAAGGCGTCCAAAGAGTCTTCGGACTGAATGTGAAGAAAAAGGAAGGGACCGCCGTGCCATTCTGA